From Phycodurus eques isolate BA_2022a chromosome 1, UOR_Pequ_1.1, whole genome shotgun sequence, one genomic window encodes:
- the LOC133399134 gene encoding amphoterin-induced protein 3-like: MISRLSVFLLSVLLSLLSPTEETCPSMCLCTSDIVSCSSSGLTKIPKSLPSFSITLDVSHNQISWLGPGSFSKLFRLEDLWMAHNQISSLAYGAFQNASSLRYLDLSSNKLQRVEQHYFQGLWRLEELILFNNKITQVEAGALMGLSSLKKAYFSHNQITQFPFFSIQDRSHPFLTMLDLSSNRITHLPWQDVKALPGLVQRGLFLHNNSLICDCSMYSMFWHWDLRGYDSLRDFTDQHTCSIYGDPRASIQFLRHTRFFNNCTVERAVSLPVTVLLSKVLVSEGQRVRLDCQTSLSSANLSFTWFSPSQGHITQSNVDDTPLTLFANGTLEIQTAKVNDSGLYVCTAVDIKEALNATREINVTVLLPEVESFSTGYTTLLGCVVTMVLILIYLYLTPCRCSCCKQPNPPVIPTATYQPENPAAIFSSCAGGHIEKHVEFIQPMLIEEGLEWKQES; encoded by the coding sequence TCTGCACGTCAGACATAGTGAGCTGCAGCTCCAGTGGTCTCACCAAGATCCCCAAGTCACTGCCCTCTTTCTCCATCACCCTCGATGTCAGTCACAACCAAATATCCTGGCTTGGTCCGGGGAGCTTCAGCAAACTGTTCAGACTGGAAGACCTGTGGATGGCCCACAACCAGATCAGTAGCTTAGCCTACGGGGCATTCCAGAATGCCTCAAGTCTAAGATATCTTGACCTGTCTTCCAACAAGCTCCAAAGGGTTGAGCAGCACTATTTCCAAGGACTGTGGAGGCTGGAGGAGCTCATTCttttcaacaataaaatcaCACAGGTAGAAGCTGGAGCACTGATGGGTCTGAGCAGCTTGAAGAAGGCCTACTTCAGCCACAACCAGATCACACAATTCCCGTTTTTCTCCATCCAAGACCGCAGCCACCCTTTCCTGACCATGCTGGATCTCTCATCCAACCGTATAACCCATCTGCCGTGGCAGGATGTGAAAGCATTGCCGGGATTGGTGCAGCGGGGGCTCTTCCTTCATAACAACTCCCTAATTTGCGACTGCTCCATGTACAGCATGTTCTGGCACTGGGATCTCAGAGGGTATGACTCACTGAGGGATTTCACAGACCAACACACCTGCAGCATCTACGGGGACCCTCGAGCATCAATCCAGTTCCTGCGACACACTCGCTTTTTCAACAACTGCACCGTGGAAAGAGCCGTGTCACTGCCGGTGACAGTGCTCCTCTCCAAGGTGTTGGTTTCAGAGGGACAAAGGGTGCGTCTGGACTGCCAAACATCCCTGAGTAGCGCCAATCTCTCATTTACATGGTTTTCCCCCAGCCAGGGGCACATCACGCAGTCCAACGTCGATGACACTCCACTGACCTTGTTTGCTAATGGTACTTTGGAGATCCAAACAGCCAAGGTCAATGACTCGGGCCTGTACGTGTGTACAGCGGTGGATATTAAAGAGGCACTGAATGCAACCAGagaaataaatgtgacagtgCTTTTGCCTGAAGTGGAGTCATTCAGTACAGGTTACACAACACTGCTGGGCTGCGTGGTGACTATGGTCCTCATCCTCATATACCTTTACCTCACCCCATGTCGATGCAGCTGCTGTAAACAGCCCAACCCTCCAGTCATCCCCACTGCAACATACCAACCGGAGAATCCAGCGGCCATTTTCTCCTCATGTGCAGGAGGCCACATTGAGAAGCATGTAGAATTTATCCAGCCTATGTTGATTGAGGAAGGACTTGAATGGAAACAGGAAagttga